A window from Lactiplantibacillus pentosus encodes these proteins:
- a CDS encoding cytosine permease, with protein MQQESKYQIEVVAPKHRHMSNWDMFATWIGANANNGTWYVGGVLAACGLLTALKVIVASSALSYLCLSLVGFMGYKTGAATMSLIRGSFGVRGSYVPSFVNLTQYIGWTAVNTFIAATSVSYLLHDLVGWPVYGKPGGAKGLILGIIVMSVLHLLSVSVGQRSVQMIERIGIILVILFVLWETVVVFQTVSMHDLLTWRAPTHLHMTAGAGMDTLAAFNLSWVTAGADFTRFTRKRSGATGMPFLGAFTGLFWFAFIGLAATISIAITSGAYDPNNSDPSTIASRLGLGVLALLVIVLTSMTANAVNLLAAGSALSNIFPRIRLRPALWAVTIIATLVTLIPLVMGSFLDAFTAFLDYIGMVLGPMISVMLVDFYWRHHQHYDVNELASSKGQYWYHHGINWIALLCWVLGVVIYLLLKQLPWIATFTGATFIDMVIIAVIYMGLMRICYPLTAKQG; from the coding sequence GTGCAACAAGAGTCGAAGTATCAAATTGAAGTGGTGGCGCCTAAGCACCGACACATGTCCAATTGGGATATGTTTGCAACCTGGATTGGCGCTAATGCCAATAATGGTACGTGGTACGTTGGTGGCGTGTTAGCCGCGTGCGGGTTATTGACTGCTCTAAAAGTGATTGTGGCATCGTCCGCGCTGTCGTATTTATGCTTGTCGTTGGTCGGTTTTATGGGGTACAAGACCGGGGCGGCAACAATGAGTTTGATTCGGGGTTCCTTTGGCGTTCGGGGGAGTTATGTGCCGTCATTCGTGAACCTCACCCAGTATATTGGCTGGACCGCGGTGAATACGTTTATCGCGGCAACATCCGTGAGTTACCTATTACATGATCTAGTAGGCTGGCCCGTTTACGGGAAGCCTGGCGGGGCGAAAGGCTTGATTTTGGGCATTATCGTCATGAGTGTCCTGCACCTGCTCAGTGTCTCGGTCGGCCAACGCTCTGTTCAAATGATTGAGCGTATCGGCATTATTCTAGTTATTTTGTTTGTTTTATGGGAGACGGTCGTCGTCTTTCAAACGGTCTCAATGCATGACCTGTTAACTTGGCGCGCCCCAACGCATTTGCATATGACGGCAGGCGCTGGTATGGATACGTTAGCGGCCTTTAACTTGTCATGGGTCACTGCGGGCGCTGACTTTACCCGCTTCACCCGCAAACGGAGCGGAGCGACTGGTATGCCATTCTTGGGGGCTTTTACAGGCTTGTTCTGGTTTGCCTTCATCGGTCTCGCCGCAACCATCAGTATTGCCATTACTTCGGGGGCTTATGATCCCAATAACTCTGACCCTAGCACGATTGCGAGTCGGTTAGGCTTGGGCGTACTGGCCTTACTGGTCATCGTCTTAACGAGTATGACGGCCAACGCGGTCAACCTGTTGGCGGCAGGGTCCGCGCTATCCAACATTTTCCCACGGATTCGCTTACGACCGGCGTTATGGGCAGTGACGATCATTGCAACGCTGGTGACGCTGATTCCACTCGTGATGGGCAGTTTCTTGGACGCTTTTACGGCGTTCTTGGACTACATCGGGATGGTGCTCGGGCCGATGATCAGCGTGATGCTGGTCGACTTCTACTGGCGGCATCATCAACACTATGATGTGAACGAACTAGCTAGTTCTAAGGGCCAATATTGGTATCATCATGGCATCAATTGGATTGCACTCCTCTGCTGGGTCTTAGGCGTGGTGATTTATCTGTTGCTCAAACAACTGCCTTGGATTGCGACTTTCACGGGAGCCACGTTCATCGACATGGTCATCATCGCTGTGATTTACATGGGTTTGATGCGAATTTGCTATCCGTTGACTGCCAAACAAGGCTAA
- a CDS encoding HigA family addiction module antitoxin — MGKEIEYKDIIAFHPGGYIEELIAYLNITQAEFAQHVRLPTETISQIISGEASITLPMATKLADYTGISSQTWLNLQAKYDEKISEIENTSD; from the coding sequence ATGGGAAAAGAAATTGAATATAAGGATATCATTGCTTTTCACCCAGGAGGTTACATCGAAGAGTTAATCGCTTATTTGAATATCACCCAGGCTGAGTTTGCCCAGCACGTTAGGCTACCAACTGAGACGATTAGCCAGATTATCAGTGGGGAAGCAAGCATAACTTTGCCGATGGCGACCAAGTTAGCGGACTATACGGGTATTTCGTCTCAGACCTGGTTGAACTTACAAGCAAAATACGATGAAAAAATTAGTGAAATTGAGAATACTTCGGACTAG
- a CDS encoding MFS transporter: MKGALTGWRRNLAVLWLGTFIAGMGFSEVMPFLSLYVGQMGDFSKNELTMYSGLTYAVTFFVVAVVSPLWGKLADRRGRKIMLLRSSLGMAFVIGAMGFVHNIWLLILLRFLQGLCAGYIPNASALIATETPKENSGTAIGILTTGYVSGNLIGPILGGVLAQVFSIRLTFIITGILLLIVFVLSLTLVHENFKPSDVTATKREGSLLSQFKNPTLIITLLVSTMIIQMGNNSITPIISLYVKELMHNVGPITVVAGIIAALPGISTLLSAPRLGRLGDHRGADRILVFGFVFAILMYFPQGFVSSVWTLGLLRFMIGISDGALFPTVQTLLSKNTPRELTGTIFSWNQSFQAAGSMLGSLLGGAVSGWFDYNGVFIFTALSLLLNFIGVLIFIPSMRHPFAKRSAS, translated from the coding sequence GTGAAGGGAGCATTAACTGGTTGGCGGCGTAACCTAGCCGTACTCTGGCTTGGAACGTTTATCGCCGGCATGGGATTTTCCGAAGTTATGCCGTTCTTATCGCTATACGTCGGGCAAATGGGAGATTTTTCGAAAAATGAATTGACGATGTACAGTGGACTCACTTATGCGGTGACTTTTTTCGTAGTCGCCGTCGTTTCACCACTATGGGGCAAACTTGCTGACCGACGTGGCCGCAAAATCATGTTACTGCGCTCCTCACTCGGGATGGCGTTCGTCATTGGTGCAATGGGCTTCGTACATAATATCTGGCTATTGATTTTACTGCGCTTCCTGCAAGGGCTCTGCGCGGGCTACATTCCTAATGCCAGTGCCTTAATTGCGACAGAAACGCCCAAGGAAAACAGCGGGACGGCGATTGGGATCCTAACGACCGGCTATGTTTCTGGCAACCTGATTGGCCCGATTCTGGGTGGGGTGCTCGCGCAAGTCTTCTCGATCCGCCTGACCTTTATTATCACGGGGATTCTATTACTGATCGTCTTCGTGTTAAGCTTGACGCTCGTTCACGAGAACTTCAAGCCTAGCGATGTCACTGCTACTAAACGTGAAGGCAGCCTCCTCAGTCAGTTTAAAAATCCAACCCTAATTATCACCTTACTTGTCTCAACGATGATTATTCAAATGGGTAACAACTCGATTACCCCGATTATTAGTCTGTATGTCAAAGAACTGATGCATAACGTTGGTCCAATCACAGTGGTGGCCGGTATCATCGCCGCTCTGCCCGGGATTTCAACGTTACTTTCCGCACCGCGACTCGGTCGGCTGGGTGATCACCGGGGTGCAGACCGGATTCTCGTCTTTGGCTTCGTGTTCGCCATCTTGATGTACTTCCCTCAAGGGTTCGTCTCAAGCGTCTGGACGTTGGGCCTACTGCGGTTCATGATTGGAATCTCTGATGGTGCGCTCTTCCCGACCGTTCAAACGCTCTTATCCAAGAATACGCCGCGTGAACTGACGGGAACAATCTTCAGCTGGAATCAGTCCTTCCAAGCAGCTGGCAGTATGCTGGGCTCCTTACTTGGCGGGGCCGTCTCGGGCTGGTTCGATTATAACGGCGTCTTCATCTTTACCGCCCTATCGTTACTGCTCAACTTCATCGGCGTCCTGATTTTCATTCCTAGCATGCGCCATCCGTTTGCGAAACGTTCAGCGAGTTAG
- a CDS encoding alpha/beta hydrolase, protein MTTRKKWTLALVAFLTVVVIGIAGGSFYLYHFAFEPTPKVLTHSSSKSKHTLKQNQAWLKRVNKQTWHETSATDNLKLVADYVPAAHKTNKTIVVAHGYMGNKEQMASYIRLWHRQGYNVLAPDDRGNGKSQGDYYGFGWPDRLDYVKWTKQVIRRVGTNSRIGLFGVSMGGATVMMMSGEQLPSQVKAIIEDCGYTSVGDELGYELKQLYHLPKFPLLYTASWVAEAKAHFNFMKASSVNQLKKNKLPIFFIHGAKDTFVPTKMVYQNYRATTVKNKQLWVVPGAGHAESYTLHPKLYQQKVSQFMATYLK, encoded by the coding sequence ATGACAACGCGCAAAAAATGGACGCTGGCACTCGTCGCGTTTTTGACCGTGGTAGTGATTGGGATTGCAGGGGGGAGTTTCTATTTATACCACTTTGCCTTTGAACCCACGCCCAAAGTTTTGACACACAGCTCAAGCAAGAGCAAGCATACCTTGAAGCAGAATCAGGCGTGGCTCAAACGGGTCAACAAGCAGACCTGGCACGAGACGTCCGCGACTGATAATTTGAAGCTGGTCGCTGATTACGTTCCCGCTGCGCATAAAACGAACAAAACCATCGTGGTCGCACACGGCTACATGGGCAATAAGGAACAGATGGCGAGCTATATTCGGCTATGGCATCGCCAAGGCTACAACGTGCTCGCCCCTGATGATCGGGGTAACGGGAAGAGTCAGGGCGATTACTATGGTTTCGGCTGGCCGGACCGCTTAGATTATGTCAAATGGACCAAACAAGTGATTCGCCGTGTTGGAACGAACAGCCGCATCGGATTATTTGGAGTATCGATGGGTGGCGCCACGGTCATGATGATGAGTGGCGAGCAGCTGCCGTCCCAAGTGAAGGCCATCATTGAAGACTGTGGGTATACTAGTGTTGGCGATGAGCTGGGCTATGAACTCAAACAACTCTACCATTTGCCGAAATTCCCATTGTTATACACGGCTAGCTGGGTCGCTGAAGCCAAGGCACATTTTAACTTCATGAAGGCCAGTTCGGTCAACCAATTGAAAAAGAACAAGCTGCCGATTTTCTTCATTCACGGGGCCAAGGATACCTTTGTGCCAACCAAGATGGTCTACCAGAACTATCGTGCGACGACCGTCAAAAATAAGCAATTATGGGTCGTTCCAGGTGCGGGTCACGCAGAATCGTACACGCTGCACCCGAAGCTGTATCAACAAAAAGTCAGTCAGTTTATGGCGACGTACTTGAAGTAA
- a CDS encoding DUF1836 domain-containing protein: MATPALATYHLMAWDELPDVPVYMEQLLELVNDALAPLGSTVTKTMVNSYVKQHFFSRPTGRRYTRNHVVAVLVVSILKLDFSLPAISQAILQIRDSRQIEPRYEQFRQAFEQALREQPLTIATNDPLTHAIQLAAQTVAAHLLTNQVLTDLAQA, from the coding sequence ATGGCAACACCAGCATTAGCAACGTATCATCTGATGGCATGGGATGAACTGCCAGACGTTCCGGTGTATATGGAACAGCTGTTAGAACTCGTCAATGACGCACTAGCGCCACTTGGGTCGACGGTGACGAAGACGATGGTCAATAGTTATGTGAAACAACACTTTTTTAGTCGGCCAACGGGACGCCGTTACACCCGCAATCACGTGGTGGCAGTGCTCGTCGTTTCGATTTTGAAGCTGGACTTTTCATTACCGGCTATCAGTCAGGCAATCTTGCAAATACGTGACTCTAGACAAATTGAACCGCGTTATGAACAATTCCGGCAAGCATTTGAACAGGCCTTGCGGGAACAACCGCTGACAATCGCGACGAATGACCCACTGACACACGCGATTCAACTGGCAGCGCAGACGGTTGCGGCACATTTATTAACGAATCAAGTATTAACAGATTTAGCACAAGCATAA
- a CDS encoding nucleoside 2-deoxyribosyltransferase, translated as MNNVYLAAPFFDDAQKERIQQVKAALLANPTINPDGIFIPEEHQFEEEPFGSRAWQQYVYASDMRQVHRADVVVALLDYDMTSDTNEPDSGTMFEIGAAVADKVPVLVVQFDAKKELNLMIAQGLTAYFDASKDGLKELAAYNCDDLRSKPAQRPVF; from the coding sequence ATGAATAACGTTTACCTAGCTGCACCGTTTTTTGACGACGCCCAAAAGGAACGCATCCAACAGGTCAAGGCAGCCTTACTTGCCAACCCGACCATCAATCCAGATGGCATCTTCATTCCCGAAGAACACCAATTTGAGGAAGAACCTTTTGGTAGCCGCGCTTGGCAACAATACGTCTACGCTTCGGACATGCGCCAAGTTCACCGTGCAGATGTGGTCGTCGCCTTACTTGATTATGATATGACTAGTGACACGAACGAACCGGACTCTGGCACAATGTTTGAAATCGGCGCAGCGGTCGCTGACAAAGTACCCGTGCTGGTCGTCCAATTTGATGCCAAAAAAGAACTTAACCTAATGATTGCCCAGGGCTTGACCGCTTACTTTGACGCTAGCAAGGATGGCTTAAAAGAACTCGCTGCTTATAATTGCGATGATTTACGCTCCAAGCCAGCACAACGGCCTGTCTTTTAG
- a CDS encoding cation-translocating P-type ATPase, whose product MQNYQNAPFKPTPESGLTTTVVTAQTTKFGKNELVAARPVPLWRKIWQHMSDVSSLVLLFAVGLATYLALAQNGGWTKTIVIGAILVINVCIGLYQEASAEKSLAALKSMSLPTATVRRNGDTQTIPAPEIVPGDLVILKAGDQVPADAVVLTATNLAVDEAVLTGESEAVEKSAYQDGAELTDDSQVFAGTAVTAGTATIQVLTTGMATELGQIAGLLNKTKQRATPLQGRLNRLSSWLTTFAVLGGITIFALSVWVQNQGLADSLMIGVSLAVAAVPETLPIIVTISLSHGVRRMAERNAIMRRVSAVETIGSVDVIASDKTGTLTQNRMTITKYWTPNSGIQTTEEPLTSAGQKLMRYLGLATNAEINMVDGEEQAIGDATELAVVRWLAQHDLERPELETTMPRLAEDPFDSTKKMMTTVHQLDDGQRLVIVKGAWDRLPFADDQAALAAGQTAHDTFGQAALRVLAVGYRVIPAEVTTTDWDELTTNLQLAGLIGLIDPPRPEVIPAIQAAKDAGIFPVMITGDHLMTAKAIATEIGILTPGLKALSGEELRALSDDELQAQIDQIAVYARVSPSDKIRIVQAWQRLNKTVAMTGDGVNDAPALKAADVGIAMGITGTEVSKEAADMVLTDDNFATIIAAVKEGRTVYQNIIKAVEFLVGVNFAQIFLMVGAVLFGWGAPLLAEQLLIINVLADGIPGFFISQEPGEPQAMQQPPVANDESILARGLGQRLFVRAETFTVLTLGIYALGRFGLANDQASIGMTMVFLVLALGSMIDIYAIKDRRPLSRDTFTRNPMLNRGLLIGILVVLAIAIVPPFRNFFSLVTLPASAWLIVLVATLIPTAVLELNKRWQARQRDRLVADPAE is encoded by the coding sequence ATGCAAAATTATCAGAATGCACCATTTAAGCCTACCCCCGAGTCCGGTTTAACGACCACAGTAGTGACGGCCCAGACGACTAAATTCGGTAAAAACGAATTAGTTGCTGCGCGTCCCGTACCGCTGTGGCGGAAAATTTGGCAACATATGAGTGACGTCTCGTCGCTCGTGCTCTTATTTGCGGTTGGCCTAGCGACCTACTTAGCGTTAGCCCAGAACGGGGGCTGGACGAAGACAATCGTGATTGGCGCGATTTTAGTGATCAACGTCTGTATTGGGTTATACCAGGAAGCCTCAGCTGAAAAATCACTGGCCGCGTTGAAGTCGATGAGTCTGCCGACTGCAACGGTGCGCCGCAATGGCGATACGCAGACGATCCCGGCACCGGAAATTGTTCCGGGCGACCTAGTGATTTTAAAAGCTGGTGACCAAGTCCCCGCGGATGCGGTCGTGCTAACGGCGACTAATCTCGCGGTTGATGAGGCCGTACTGACCGGTGAGAGTGAAGCAGTTGAAAAAAGCGCCTATCAAGACGGCGCCGAACTGACGGACGACAGTCAAGTCTTTGCTGGAACAGCGGTGACGGCTGGAACGGCCACGATTCAAGTGTTAACGACTGGGATGGCGACCGAACTGGGCCAAATCGCTGGCCTGTTAAATAAGACGAAGCAACGGGCGACGCCGTTACAAGGCCGGCTGAACCGCCTTTCGAGTTGGCTCACGACATTTGCAGTCTTAGGTGGGATTACCATTTTTGCCCTGAGCGTCTGGGTCCAGAACCAAGGTCTAGCGGACAGTCTCATGATTGGGGTCTCACTAGCGGTCGCGGCGGTGCCCGAAACCTTACCAATCATTGTCACGATCAGCCTCTCGCACGGGGTACGACGGATGGCGGAACGCAATGCTATCATGCGCCGCGTGAGTGCCGTTGAAACGATTGGGAGCGTCGACGTGATTGCGTCGGACAAGACCGGGACATTGACGCAGAATCGAATGACGATCACTAAGTATTGGACACCAAATTCTGGTATCCAGACAACTGAAGAACCCCTAACGTCAGCGGGCCAGAAGCTGATGCGCTATTTAGGATTAGCAACTAACGCAGAAATCAACATGGTCGATGGCGAAGAACAAGCGATTGGGGATGCCACTGAATTAGCAGTTGTCCGCTGGTTGGCCCAACATGATTTAGAACGGCCGGAGCTAGAAACGACGATGCCTCGCTTGGCAGAAGACCCGTTTGATTCGACCAAGAAGATGATGACGACCGTGCATCAATTAGACGATGGACAGCGCCTCGTGATCGTCAAAGGGGCGTGGGACCGGCTGCCGTTTGCGGACGACCAAGCGGCTCTGGCAGCGGGGCAAACCGCCCACGATACGTTTGGACAAGCCGCCTTACGTGTCCTAGCCGTTGGGTACCGCGTCATTCCCGCTGAAGTGACGACGACCGACTGGGATGAATTAACTACGAACTTGCAACTGGCGGGGCTGATTGGACTGATCGACCCACCTCGTCCAGAAGTGATTCCAGCCATTCAAGCCGCTAAAGATGCCGGAATCTTCCCAGTCATGATTACTGGAGACCACTTGATGACGGCGAAGGCCATTGCGACGGAGATTGGCATTTTAACGCCCGGCCTCAAAGCGCTGAGTGGTGAGGAATTACGCGCGTTAAGTGATGATGAATTACAAGCACAAATCGACCAAATTGCCGTGTACGCGCGGGTCTCGCCGAGTGATAAGATCCGCATCGTGCAGGCTTGGCAACGGTTGAATAAAACCGTCGCGATGACCGGTGATGGCGTGAACGACGCACCCGCTTTGAAGGCAGCGGACGTGGGGATCGCCATGGGAATTACCGGGACGGAAGTGTCTAAGGAAGCCGCCGACATGGTCTTAACGGATGACAACTTCGCGACGATTATTGCGGCGGTCAAGGAAGGCCGAACGGTGTACCAGAACATTATTAAAGCCGTTGAGTTCTTGGTTGGTGTCAACTTTGCACAAATCTTCTTGATGGTCGGTGCCGTGCTGTTCGGTTGGGGCGCACCACTATTGGCCGAACAACTACTGATTATCAACGTTTTAGCGGATGGGATTCCAGGCTTCTTCATCAGTCAAGAGCCGGGCGAACCACAGGCGATGCAACAACCGCCAGTGGCTAATGACGAAAGTATTCTAGCACGTGGCTTAGGACAACGGTTATTCGTTCGAGCAGAGACCTTTACCGTCTTGACACTTGGCATTTATGCGCTTGGCCGTTTTGGACTGGCGAATGACCAAGCGTCCATCGGGATGACGATGGTCTTCCTAGTGTTAGCGCTCGGGTCAATGATTGATATTTATGCCATCAAGGATCGCCGACCACTGAGCCGGGACACGTTTACCCGCAATCCAATGCTTAATCGCGGCTTACTGATTGGGATTCTAGTTGTTCTAGCCATCGCAATCGTGCCACCGTTCCGCAACTTCTTCAGCTTAGTCACCTTACCAGCTAGCGCGTGGTTGATCGTCCTCGTCGCAACCCTTATCCCAACCGCTGTTCTGGAGCTGAACAAGCGCTGGCAAGCCCGGCAACGGGACCGACTCGTCGCTGACCCGGCGGAATAG
- a CDS encoding bifunctional metallophosphatase/5'-nucleotidase — translation MKIKLISTSDVHGYLAPTDYSSRDNVAPFSLSRVATVIQDLTREDSNEVWPIVIDNGDYVQGSPLTYFIARHHQEAAPLYSRLANCNHVQAGIFGNHEFNYGLDYLDLCESSRQYPMLAANIRDDHHRTLFSKPYTILERAGVKVAILGLTTQFVAHWEQPHHIAGLHFDDVVATAKRWVPKLRQLADVVVVAYHGGLERDPLTDHPTERMNGENRGSALLAEVPGIDALITGHQHRQLAVKVHGVPVTQPGMKGVAVGMITLDLTSEHQVATSHPEVIPVAAAAPNPQAMALIDPINTQMEDWLDTPLGQINGDMLVHDHLDARLHNHPYIDFINRVEMAATGTDIAATALFNDDVPGLKQHVTMREVMNSYVYPNKLAVEAITGADLRAALERCASYFILEAGQVRVNPEFMHPKLRHYVYDVYSGIDYTFDLTRPFGQRVVQLDYHGTPVTHDQQLTVTLNHYRAGGGGNYPMYRGDKIIRRLPTDMTVLIADYFAQHPVVTAKQPTNFQVRY, via the coding sequence ATGAAAATCAAATTAATCTCAACAAGTGATGTGCATGGCTACCTAGCGCCGACAGACTACAGCAGTCGCGATAACGTCGCACCATTTAGCCTCAGCCGTGTCGCCACCGTTATTCAAGACTTGACCCGCGAAGACTCAAACGAGGTGTGGCCGATCGTTATCGATAACGGCGATTATGTGCAGGGCTCCCCGTTGACCTATTTCATTGCACGCCACCACCAGGAAGCGGCGCCGCTCTATTCCCGGCTGGCCAACTGCAACCACGTGCAAGCCGGTATTTTTGGCAATCATGAATTCAATTACGGGCTCGACTACCTCGACCTGTGTGAATCTAGCCGGCAATATCCGATGCTGGCGGCCAATATTCGCGATGACCACCACCGCACGCTTTTTTCCAAACCCTATACGATCCTCGAACGGGCCGGTGTCAAAGTAGCGATTCTTGGTTTAACGACTCAATTCGTCGCCCATTGGGAACAGCCGCACCACATCGCGGGGCTGCATTTCGATGACGTGGTCGCCACGGCCAAACGGTGGGTGCCCAAACTACGGCAACTGGCCGATGTCGTCGTGGTCGCTTATCATGGTGGACTCGAACGTGACCCACTGACAGACCACCCGACTGAACGAATGAATGGTGAAAATCGCGGCTCGGCCTTGTTAGCGGAAGTACCCGGCATCGATGCGCTCATCACGGGTCACCAACACCGCCAATTAGCTGTTAAAGTGCACGGGGTTCCCGTCACTCAGCCTGGTATGAAGGGCGTGGCGGTCGGCATGATTACCCTGGACTTGACGTCCGAACATCAAGTTGCGACCAGTCACCCCGAAGTGATTCCAGTTGCCGCGGCAGCACCCAATCCTCAAGCGATGGCGCTGATCGACCCCATCAATACCCAAATGGAAGATTGGCTCGACACGCCCTTGGGTCAAATCAACGGCGATATGTTAGTTCACGACCACTTAGACGCCCGTTTGCATAACCATCCGTACATCGACTTTATCAATCGCGTCGAAATGGCCGCAACTGGGACGGATATTGCTGCCACGGCCCTGTTTAACGACGACGTCCCGGGCCTTAAGCAACATGTGACGATGCGCGAAGTGATGAACAGCTACGTTTACCCGAACAAGTTGGCGGTCGAAGCGATTACTGGTGCAGACTTACGCGCCGCTCTCGAACGCTGTGCCAGTTATTTCATTTTGGAAGCTGGCCAAGTCCGCGTTAATCCGGAGTTCATGCACCCGAAGCTGCGCCACTATGTCTACGATGTGTACAGCGGCATCGATTACACCTTCGATTTGACTCGGCCCTTTGGTCAACGGGTCGTTCAACTCGATTATCACGGCACCCCGGTCACACACGACCAGCAATTGACCGTAACGCTGAACCATTACCGTGCGGGCGGTGGCGGCAACTATCCCATGTATCGCGGCGATAAAATCATTCGCCGGTTACCAACCGATATGACGGTGCTGATTGCGGATTACTTTGCCCAACACCCAGTCGTAACCGCGAAACAACCGACTAACTTTCAGGTCCGCTATTAG
- a CDS encoding AEC family transporter, protein MLLILAILPIIVTVGLGVGAGLRHQFAPSTSDILIQLVMHYALPLSLFGGILSLKRATILQNRAVAVWLAVGMLGGMALVIAFQVLRHQTLDVATLRGLVIASPSIPFMGVSVLLVLFGKISVLLVALGGLYMNLIQVPLSVLLLTLASGLPAKQRWQASWQKLRSACRQPVVWAPISAFCLNLLGLRLPSAWLTSFTELGQAAGGVALFALGLLLTTRPWHLTRTVVGNVVMKNIGLPLVVWGLMVLGHVALPTQQLVIVTLAIPTATIATMLAVQNRVVPDEYVATQMLSTIIAPITMGAFMWALQLV, encoded by the coding sequence ATGCTACTTATTTTAGCAATTTTACCAATTATTGTGACGGTCGGACTGGGGGTGGGTGCGGGCCTGCGCCATCAATTCGCACCGAGTACCAGCGATATTTTGATTCAGCTAGTCATGCATTACGCCTTGCCCCTGAGCCTGTTTGGCGGGATCTTGTCATTGAAACGAGCGACGATTCTACAAAATCGCGCGGTGGCGGTATGGCTTGCCGTGGGGATGTTAGGTGGCATGGCACTGGTGATTGCGTTTCAAGTGCTACGGCACCAAACGCTAGACGTAGCGACGTTACGCGGCCTGGTGATTGCCAGTCCTTCGATCCCGTTCATGGGCGTCTCAGTATTGCTAGTGCTCTTTGGCAAAATCAGCGTCTTACTAGTTGCGCTGGGTGGGCTGTACATGAACTTGATACAAGTTCCCTTGAGCGTCTTGTTATTGACGCTTGCGAGCGGTTTACCGGCCAAACAGCGGTGGCAAGCTAGTTGGCAGAAGTTACGCAGTGCCTGTCGTCAGCCGGTCGTTTGGGCGCCAATTAGCGCGTTCTGCTTGAACTTACTAGGCTTACGACTGCCGAGTGCGTGGCTGACTAGTTTTACAGAACTTGGGCAAGCGGCAGGTGGCGTGGCCTTGTTTGCCCTGGGATTACTGTTGACGACGCGGCCATGGCATTTGACACGGACGGTCGTCGGTAACGTGGTCATGAAAAACATCGGCTTACCGCTAGTTGTCTGGGGCTTGATGGTACTCGGACACGTTGCATTACCGACGCAACAGTTAGTCATTGTGACCCTAGCAATTCCGACGGCCACGATTGCGACGATGCTCGCGGTCCAAAATCGAGTCGTGCCGGATGAATACGTGGCGACACAGATGTTGAGCACGATCATCGCCCCGATTACAATGGGGGCGTTTATGTGGGCGCTGCAGTTAGTTTGA
- a CDS encoding type II toxin-antitoxin system HicB family antitoxin, whose product MAKDLTVSYPVVITHDNTDVDYPYEVYIPAFGGYTQGTSMANAILMARDFIGLSAMDLRKDGKALPIPGRCPIKRKMIRP is encoded by the coding sequence ATGGCAAAAGATTTGACGGTCAGTTACCCGGTGGTTATCACGCATGATAACACAGATGTAGACTATCCATACGAGGTTTATATTCCGGCCTTTGGGGGGTACACGCAAGGAACTAGCATGGCGAACGCAATCTTGATGGCCCGTGACTTCATCGGACTGAGTGCCATGGATTTACGTAAAGATGGCAAAGCTTTGCCCATCCCGGGACGTTGCCCAATAAAACGCAAGATGATCAGACCGTGA